Proteins co-encoded in one Pseudarthrobacter chlorophenolicus A6 genomic window:
- a CDS encoding FAD-dependent oxidoreductase, with protein sequence MSSSTTVGSAERPLRVAVVGSGPAGVYAADILTKSEAVKSGELTVSIDLFDRYPAPYGLIRYGVAPDHPRIKGIVNALHKVLDRGDIRFFGNVDYGTDLTIEDLRTHYDAVIFATGAIKDADLNIPGIELDGSYGGADFVSWYDGHPDVSREWPLEAKEIAVLGNGNVALDVARVLSKHADDLLVSEIPDNVYAGLKNSPVTDVHVFGRRGPAQVKFTPLELRELSHSKDVDIILYPEDFEFDEESDRQIQTNNQTKTMVGTLTNWIAEQPEDVSELKASRRLHLHFLHSPVEIYDDADAPGKVAGIKFERTELDGTGNARGTGEFVDYPVQAVYRAIGYFGSALPDVEFDHKKGVVTNDGGRVLDADGNHVPGIYATGWIKRGPVGLIGHTKGDALETVTYLLEDRENLPVAAAPAEDAVVELLDARGVKFTSWEGWLALDAHELALGAAATEAGGSHGVEVKRERIKVVPREDMVAISRDGVAAQV encoded by the coding sequence GTGTCATCTAGCACCACCGTAGGCTCTGCCGAGCGTCCGCTGCGCGTCGCCGTCGTGGGTTCCGGCCCGGCCGGCGTCTACGCCGCAGATATCCTCACCAAGAGCGAGGCCGTCAAGAGCGGCGAGCTGACCGTGAGCATCGACCTTTTTGACCGCTACCCGGCTCCCTACGGCCTGATCCGCTACGGCGTGGCCCCGGACCACCCCCGCATCAAGGGCATCGTCAACGCCCTGCACAAGGTGCTGGACCGCGGTGACATCCGGTTCTTCGGCAACGTGGACTACGGCACGGACCTCACCATCGAGGACCTCCGCACCCACTACGACGCCGTCATCTTCGCCACCGGCGCCATCAAGGATGCCGACCTGAACATCCCCGGCATCGAACTGGACGGCTCCTACGGCGGCGCGGACTTCGTGTCCTGGTACGACGGCCACCCGGATGTCTCCCGTGAATGGCCGCTGGAGGCCAAGGAAATCGCCGTGCTCGGCAACGGCAACGTGGCCCTGGACGTGGCCCGCGTCCTGTCCAAGCACGCCGACGACCTGCTGGTTTCCGAGATCCCGGACAACGTTTACGCCGGCCTGAAGAACTCTCCGGTCACCGACGTACACGTGTTCGGCCGCCGCGGCCCCGCCCAGGTGAAGTTCACCCCGCTGGAACTCCGCGAGCTGTCCCACTCCAAGGACGTGGACATCATCCTGTACCCGGAGGACTTCGAGTTCGACGAGGAATCGGACCGCCAGATCCAGACGAACAACCAGACGAAGACCATGGTGGGTACGCTCACCAACTGGATCGCCGAGCAGCCTGAGGACGTCTCCGAGCTCAAGGCTTCCCGCCGCCTGCACCTGCACTTCCTGCACAGCCCGGTGGAGATCTACGACGACGCCGATGCCCCCGGCAAGGTGGCCGGCATCAAGTTCGAGCGCACCGAACTGGACGGCACGGGCAACGCCCGCGGCACCGGCGAGTTCGTGGACTACCCGGTCCAGGCCGTGTACCGCGCCATCGGCTACTTCGGTTCGGCGCTGCCGGACGTGGAGTTCGACCACAAGAAGGGCGTTGTGACGAACGACGGCGGACGCGTCCTGGATGCCGACGGCAACCACGTGCCGGGCATCTACGCCACCGGCTGGATCAAGCGCGGACCTGTGGGCCTGATCGGCCACACCAAGGGCGACGCCCTGGAGACCGTGACCTACCTCCTCGAAGACCGCGAAAACCTGCCCGTAGCCGCGGCACCTGCTGAGGACGCCGTCGTCGAACTCCTGGACGCCCGCGGCGTGAAGTTCACCAGCTGGGAAGGCTGGCTGGCCCTGGACGCCCACGAGCTCGCCCTCGGTGCCGCAGCCACCGAGGCCGGCGGATCGCACGGTGTTGAGGTCAAGCGGGAGCGCATCAAGGTGGTGCCGCGCGAGGACATGGTTGCCATTTCCCGCGACGGCGTCGCAGCACAGGTCTAA